From a single Adhaeribacter swui genomic region:
- a CDS encoding GMC oxidoreductase, whose translation MEELKYDSAKNRTFDAIVIGSGMSGGWAAKEFTEKGLKTLVLERGRDVKHIKDYPTANKLPYEFEHRGEIPLEEKKKDPIISSCYAYGEDTKHFFVRDSEHPYVQEKPFDWIRGYQVGGKSLMWAKATQRWSNFDYEGPARDGFAVDWPIREKDMAPWYSHVERFVGIAGNRDGLKQLPDGEFLPAFPLNVVEDYFKNKLTELYEHRHVISERVAHLTKPNPIHHEQGRGQCLTRNLCARGCPLGGYFSSNSSTIPWAAKTGNMTLRPFSVVHSIIYNNDKGKATGVRVIDANTKEMIEYYAKVIFVNAGALNSNLVLLNSTSHRFPNGIGNDNGLMGKFVAFHNYSARISATLEKGFEEYNPVGTNPAGGGYMPRFRNLFKQETDFLRGYSAGVSAYRSSSSSLSGVGPDLKEQLLNPKLGPWKIGSHMMGETIPKETNRVSLDRTTTDAWGIPLLKISVAYDDNDEKMKQDYFEQFSNMFTRAGFTNIQIQSSSPNPGNDIHEMGGVRMGNDPKTSLLNKWNQLHLCKNVYVTDGAAMTSTSTQNPSLTYMALTARAVDHAVNQLKRGDL comes from the coding sequence ATGGAAGAATTAAAATACGATTCGGCGAAGAATCGGACGTTTGACGCCATCGTGATCGGTTCTGGTATGAGCGGGGGCTGGGCGGCTAAGGAGTTTACCGAAAAAGGATTAAAAACCCTGGTGCTGGAGCGAGGTCGGGACGTTAAACATATAAAAGATTACCCAACGGCAAACAAATTGCCCTACGAATTTGAGCACCGGGGAGAAATACCGCTGGAGGAGAAAAAAAAGGATCCGATTATCAGCAGTTGTTATGCCTATGGGGAAGATACCAAACATTTTTTTGTGCGAGACAGCGAGCATCCGTATGTACAGGAAAAGCCATTCGACTGGATCCGCGGCTATCAGGTTGGCGGTAAATCGCTGATGTGGGCCAAGGCTACCCAACGTTGGAGTAACTTCGATTATGAGGGTCCGGCCAGGGATGGCTTTGCCGTAGACTGGCCCATCCGGGAAAAGGATATGGCCCCTTGGTACAGCCATGTGGAGCGGTTTGTGGGTATTGCCGGTAACCGCGACGGATTAAAACAATTGCCGGACGGCGAATTTCTTCCGGCTTTTCCCTTGAACGTAGTAGAAGATTATTTTAAAAATAAGTTAACGGAACTCTATGAGCACCGCCATGTAATCAGCGAACGGGTGGCACATTTAACTAAGCCAAACCCCATCCATCACGAACAGGGGAGGGGGCAATGCCTTACCCGTAATCTTTGCGCGCGGGGTTGCCCGCTCGGTGGGTATTTCAGCAGTAATTCCTCTACCATTCCTTGGGCAGCCAAGACCGGTAACATGACCTTACGGCCTTTTTCCGTTGTGCATTCTATTATTTACAACAACGACAAGGGCAAAGCAACCGGCGTGCGCGTGATTGATGCCAATACCAAAGAGATGATTGAATATTATGCCAAGGTAATTTTTGTAAACGCCGGCGCTTTAAATTCTAATTTGGTATTGCTTAATTCTACCTCGCATCGCTTCCCCAACGGGATTGGTAATGATAATGGCCTGATGGGTAAATTTGTGGCTTTCCATAATTACAGCGCGCGCATTAGCGCCACCCTGGAAAAAGGATTTGAAGAATATAATCCGGTGGGCACCAACCCCGCCGGGGGAGGTTACATGCCGCGTTTCAGAAATCTTTTTAAGCAGGAAACCGACTTCCTACGGGGCTATTCTGCAGGGGTGTCCGCCTACCGCAGCTCATCTTCTAGTTTATCAGGTGTAGGGCCGGATTTAAAGGAACAATTGTTAAATCCCAAACTCGGGCCCTGGAAAATTGGGTCGCACATGATGGGGGAAACTATCCCCAAAGAAACCAATCGGGTAAGCCTCGACCGCACCACGACTGACGCCTGGGGAATTCCATTATTAAAGATCTCGGTCGCTTACGACGACAATGATGAGAAGATGAAGCAGGATTATTTCGAACAATTCTCAAATATGTTTACGCGAGCCGGTTTTACTAATATCCAGATACAAAGTTCTTCGCCAAATCCGGGTAACGATATTCATGAAATGGGTGGGGTTAGAATGGGAAATGACCCTAAAACCTCTTTGTTGAATAAATGGAACCAGCTCCATTTGTGTAAAAATGTGTACGTAACAGATGGTGCGGCTATGACCTCTACCTCTACGCAAAATCCGTCCCTTACTTATATGGCCCTTACCGCGCGAGCAGTAGACCATGCCGTAAATCAATTAAAACGAGGCGATTTATAA